The bacterium DNA window AGCGCCAGGCCGACGCTCGTGTGAAGGCTGCTCAGGATCCAGACGAGCGCCGAGGGCACCAGCACGTGCCGCACGAGGTCGCGCTCGCTCGCCCCGAGCATGCGGGCGTTGTTCAGGAGATTGGCGTCGACCTCCAGGATGCCTTGATACGTGTTGAAGAACACGATGAAGAACACAAGCGTGACGCCGAACGCGACTTTGGAGAGCACGCCGAGCCCGAACCACAGGGTGAAGATCGGCGCGAGCACGACGCGCGGCAGGGCGTTGCCGATCTTGAGATACGGATCGAAGACGGCCGAGAGCGCGGGGCTCCGCGCGAACCAGAAGCCGAACACGACCCCCAACGCGGCGCCGGCGAGAAACGCGAGGACCGTCTCGAGCGCGGTCGTCCAGAGATGCCGGTAGATGAAGCCGGTCGCGAACCATTCGGCGATGCGGCGCGCCACGGCCGACGGCTGGCTGAAAAAGAACGGATCCACCCACCGGCGCTGGGTGGTGACCTGCCACGCGGCGAGCACCGCGAATAGCACTCCGACCTGGTAGGGCAGCAGCCGCGCGCGGGTCACGACGCGGCGCCTCCGCCGCCGGCCCGCGTTCCCGCGTCCGGAGCGGCCGCGGCGTACGCGCGCAGGACCTCCCCGCGGAGCTGCGCCCACACCGCGCGGTAGACGTCCTGGAACGCGGGGTCGAGGCGCACTTCGGTAACGTCCCTCGGGCGGGGCAGGGTCACGGCATGCGCGCCGATGATCCGCGCGCCGGGGCCGGCCGACAGCACCAGGACGCGATCGGCGAGCGCGATCGCCTCCTCGAGATCGTGCGTCACGAAGAGCACCGTCTTCCGGTCATCCTGCCAGATCCGAAGGAGATCGTTCTCCATGAGCGC harbors:
- a CDS encoding ABC transporter permease, which produces MTRARLLPYQVGVLFAVLAAWQVTTQRRWVDPFFFSQPSAVARRIAEWFATGFIYRHLWTTALETVLAFLAGAALGVVFGFWFARSPALSAVFDPYLKIGNALPRVVLAPIFTLWFGLGVLSKVAFGVTLVFFIVFFNTYQGILEVDANLLNNARMLGASERDLVRHVLVPSALVWILSSLHTSVGLALVGAVVGEYLGAGRGLGYVIAQSEGTFDTTGVFAGMTVLAVFTLVIDLIVTTIERRLLAWKPQAASRA